From the Pedobacter cryoconitis genome, one window contains:
- a CDS encoding endonuclease/exonuclease/phosphatase family protein, producing the protein MKRFTIVFFLLFSFTAFGQTLTVCSWNLKDFGKSKTDIQIDFIAQTLRNCDVIAIQEVVAGPGGPMAVARLSDALNRTGTKWDYTISHGTSSDRYSKERYAFIWKTSRTGKIGEAWLEKKYNLEITREPYFARFKLGKKQFTLVTMHAIPKAKQPETEIKYLKYLPENYPSDVLIFCGDFNLPESHSVFNPLKGMGYPPAFTNQKTSLKQKCINGNCLASAYDNFFYNQAKINCINAGIIPFYTAFDDLKEARRVSDHVPVFMKFSLL; encoded by the coding sequence TTGAAACGATTTACAATTGTGTTTTTCCTTCTTTTTTCATTTACTGCATTTGGACAGACCTTAACTGTTTGTTCGTGGAATTTAAAAGATTTTGGAAAATCAAAGACCGATATACAAATAGATTTTATAGCACAAACACTGAGAAATTGTGATGTAATAGCCATTCAGGAAGTGGTAGCCGGGCCGGGTGGGCCAATGGCGGTTGCGCGTTTAAGTGATGCGCTGAACCGTACAGGAACCAAGTGGGATTATACCATCAGCCATGGTACCTCGAGTGACAGATATAGCAAAGAACGTTATGCTTTTATCTGGAAAACCAGCAGAACCGGGAAAATAGGGGAGGCCTGGCTGGAGAAAAAATATAACCTTGAAATTACCAGGGAACCTTATTTCGCAAGGTTCAAACTCGGTAAAAAGCAGTTTACACTGGTCACCATGCATGCGATTCCAAAAGCAAAGCAACCAGAAACTGAGATTAAGTATTTAAAGTATCTGCCGGAAAATTACCCTTCTGATGTATTGATCTTTTGCGGTGATTTCAATTTACCAGAATCGCATTCGGTTTTTAATCCATTGAAGGGAATGGGATATCCACCTGCATTCACCAATCAAAAAACTTCATTAAAACAGAAATGTATCAATGGTAATTGTCTTGCTTCCGCTTATGATAACTTTTTCTATAATCAGGCGAAGATTAATTGTATCAATGCAGGCATCATTCCTTTTTATACAGCATTCGATGATCTGAAGGAAGCAAGAAGGGTTTCTGATCACGTGCCTGTGTTTATGAAGTTTTCGCTTTTGTAA
- a CDS encoding NUDIX hydrolase, which translates to MNKVTPKIDQDIKVTVDAIVFGYNQENGISVLLIKRKIEPFLNEWALPGGFVLNHETLEEAVERELLEEAGVSINYLEQLFTFGKPSRDPRMRIISVAYFGLVKSSDFSLFASTDASEAAWFNIYDLPPLAFDHKEVVEKAIARLRAKITYEPIGFELLDPKFLFSNLEQLYMELLGHDIDRRNFKRKVMSLGLVIELDEKAPALSAGRPGKLYSFDKEKYKQLKVNGFDLNKLL; encoded by the coding sequence ATGAATAAAGTTACGCCTAAGATCGATCAGGATATTAAAGTTACAGTTGATGCCATTGTTTTTGGATATAATCAGGAAAACGGTATCTCTGTACTGCTGATTAAGCGTAAAATCGAACCTTTTCTAAATGAGTGGGCACTTCCAGGTGGATTTGTGCTGAATCATGAAACGCTGGAAGAAGCAGTGGAAAGGGAATTACTCGAAGAAGCAGGGGTCTCTATAAATTATCTCGAACAACTCTTCACTTTCGGCAAACCATCACGTGACCCGCGGATGCGCATTATTTCTGTAGCTTATTTTGGTTTGGTTAAATCTTCAGACTTCAGCTTGTTTGCTTCCACAGATGCGTCTGAAGCGGCCTGGTTTAATATCTATGATCTTCCACCATTAGCTTTTGATCATAAAGAAGTGGTTGAAAAAGCTATTGCCCGTTTAAGAGCAAAAATCACCTATGAGCCAATCGGCTTTGAACTGCTAGATCCTAAATTTCTTTTCTCTAACCTGGAACAATTATATATGGAATTGTTAGGCCATGATATTGACCGCCGCAATTTTAAACGTAAAGTAATGTCTTTAGGCCTGGTTATTGAACTGGATGAAAAGGCCCCGGCTTTAAGTGCCGGACGGCCAGGAAAACTTTACTCTTTTGACAAAGAAAAATATAAGCAGCTTAAAGTTAATGGTTTCGATCTCAATAAACTCCTTTAA
- the prs gene encoding ribose-phosphate diphosphokinase, producing MKVLNLSTGFKPFNSSLEEIDAKSFLFSGGEVHIKLQGKAEEVMISARLNNSDDVMKLLLAVDALRRNGSKNISVLIPYLPYARQDRVMVGGEPLSIKVMCNLINSCGFDKVYIFDVHSEVSLALLDNCELITNSSLAKKVLHNHSDYLLVSPDAGALKKIYKLAEALQYTSDIILCNKVRDVSNGKIKQITVDQDDLGGKACFIIDDICDGGATFIGVAKELKKRNAGKVSLIVSHGIMSHGETELAEWIDHIYTTDSIKDSESTLISRIPLADLIEL from the coding sequence ATGAAAGTATTAAATTTATCAACCGGATTTAAACCCTTCAATTCCTCTTTAGAGGAAATAGATGCTAAAAGCTTTTTATTTAGCGGTGGGGAAGTACACATCAAGTTACAAGGTAAGGCAGAAGAAGTGATGATTTCTGCGAGACTTAATAATTCTGATGACGTCATGAAGTTGTTGCTTGCTGTGGATGCATTACGCCGCAACGGCAGTAAAAATATCAGCGTATTGATTCCCTATTTGCCTTATGCCCGTCAGGATAGGGTAATGGTAGGAGGTGAGCCTTTATCAATTAAGGTGATGTGTAACCTGATTAACAGCTGCGGCTTTGATAAGGTGTATATCTTTGATGTACACTCAGAAGTATCTCTTGCCTTACTGGACAATTGTGAACTGATCACTAATTCAAGTCTGGCTAAAAAAGTACTTCATAACCATAGTGACTACCTGCTGGTTTCTCCTGATGCTGGTGCACTGAAAAAAATCTATAAACTAGCCGAAGCTTTACAATACACCAGTGATATCATTTTATGTAATAAAGTTAGAGATGTCAGCAACGGAAAAATCAAACAGATCACAGTTGATCAGGATGACCTTGGTGGTAAAGCTTGTTTTATCATAGATGACATTTGTGATGGTGGTGCCACTTTTATAGGGGTAGCTAAAGAATTAAAGAAACGCAATGCTGGTAAAGTCAGCCTGATTGTTTCTCATGGTATTATGTCTCATGGAGAAACGGAGCTTGCGGAGTGGATAGATCATATCTATACAACAGACTCTATTAAAGATAGTGAATCAACATTGATCAGCAGAATTCCATTAGCTGATCTGATCGAATTATAA
- a CDS encoding nicotinate phosphoribosyltransferase yields MNNILLQTDVYKMGHMEQYAPGCNKVYSYLTARSDKNFNETVFFGLQYYIKQYLSEPITKEMGEEFLTYRKLILGSNSPEVESKIRALCALGYLPIEIKAVEEGTIMPVQNVLMTITNTHPDFYWVVGFMESLLLKLWYTITVATCSHQYRKIVTRYFNETDEVEMEGAKDFQVHDFGYRGDASEEGAAISGVAHLLSFLGSDNVPALPCAVEYYNADINGAPIMLSVPASEHSVMCSFGREDEIGAFRHMLELYPTGIVSIVSDTFDVYKVLTEFAEILKEDILKRDGKVVFRPDSGNPEYIICGNPEAEPGTNEWKGAIRLLDEKFGSSLNSKGYKVLNPKVGLIYGDGMYLERYIRTLDRLKEMGYAASNLVIGVGGILRNHSRDTLGFAIKATYVEVDGEPREIEKDPITDHKKKSLKGMLCLKKEGNEYLTKDQCSAAEEADSLLQVVYRDGKLMKETSLAAIRELVKAQEEVLTGQL; encoded by the coding sequence ATGAATAATATCCTCTTACAAACCGATGTTTACAAAATGGGCCATATGGAGCAATATGCTCCAGGATGTAATAAAGTATATTCTTATTTGACTGCAAGAAGTGATAAGAATTTTAATGAAACCGTGTTTTTCGGACTTCAATATTATATCAAACAATATCTGTCTGAACCAATTACCAAAGAAATGGGTGAGGAGTTTCTGACTTACCGCAAACTGATTTTGGGAAGCAATTCTCCAGAAGTAGAAAGTAAAATCAGGGCGCTGTGTGCATTAGGTTACTTGCCAATAGAAATTAAAGCCGTTGAAGAAGGTACGATTATGCCTGTTCAAAATGTGCTGATGACGATCACTAATACGCATCCTGATTTTTATTGGGTAGTTGGATTTATGGAAAGTTTACTGCTAAAATTATGGTACACAATTACCGTGGCTACTTGCAGCCATCAGTACCGTAAAATTGTAACGCGTTATTTCAATGAAACCGATGAGGTTGAAATGGAAGGTGCAAAAGATTTCCAGGTGCATGATTTTGGATACCGTGGAGACGCTTCAGAAGAAGGTGCAGCAATTAGTGGGGTTGCACATTTATTATCGTTCCTGGGCAGCGATAATGTACCTGCTTTGCCTTGTGCGGTTGAATATTATAACGCTGATATCAATGGGGCTCCGATTATGCTTTCTGTACCAGCCAGTGAACACAGTGTAATGTGCTCTTTTGGCAGAGAAGATGAAATTGGTGCTTTCCGTCATATGCTGGAGTTATATCCAACAGGAATTGTATCTATTGTTTCTGATACTTTTGATGTTTATAAAGTATTAACGGAATTTGCTGAAATCCTGAAAGAAGATATTCTGAAAAGAGATGGTAAAGTTGTCTTCAGACCAGATAGTGGAAATCCTGAATACATTATTTGTGGAAATCCTGAGGCAGAACCTGGAACTAATGAGTGGAAAGGTGCCATTCGTTTATTGGATGAAAAATTTGGTTCTTCTTTAAATAGCAAGGGATACAAAGTCTTAAATCCAAAAGTAGGGTTGATTTATGGTGATGGGATGTATCTGGAAAGATATATCAGAACGCTTGACCGTTTAAAAGAGATGGGCTATGCGGCCAGTAACCTGGTTATTGGTGTCGGTGGTATTTTGAGAAACCATAGCCGTGATACTTTAGGTTTCGCTATCAAAGCAACTTATGTAGAAGTTGACGGGGAACCAAGAGAAATTGAGAAAGATCCGATCACTGACCATAAAAAGAAATCGTTGAAAGGAATGCTTTGCCTGAAAAAAGAAGGTAATGAATATCTGACTAAGGATCAGTGCAGCGCAGCCGAAGAAGCTGATTCTTTATTGCAGGTGGTATACAGAGATGGTAAATTGATGAAAGAAACCAGTTTAGCTGCGATAAGAGAACTGGTTAAAGCACAAGAAGAGGTTTTAACCGGTCAATTATAA
- a CDS encoding SRPBCC family protein: MTVIESATTVNQPVAKVYAFLADMNNHQQLMPENIYNWTSTADDASFTIQNMAKLAIKISSRVENQELIAIPSEKAPFDLELKWTVADNGDGTTTATHIISADLNMMMKMLAAGPLKKLADHQTERLSEILK; encoded by the coding sequence ATGACCGTTATTGAAAGTGCCACCACAGTAAACCAACCGGTAGCTAAAGTTTACGCTTTTTTAGCCGATATGAACAATCATCAGCAGTTAATGCCTGAAAACATTTACAACTGGACTTCTACAGCAGACGATGCTAGTTTTACCATTCAAAATATGGCTAAGCTGGCAATTAAGATTTCCAGCAGAGTGGAAAATCAGGAATTGATTGCAATTCCTTCTGAGAAAGCTCCTTTCGACTTAGAATTGAAATGGACAGTTGCGGATAATGGTGATGGTACAACAACAGCTACACATATCATTTCAGCAGACCTGAATATGATGATGAAAATGCTGGCTGCGGGGCCTTTAAAGAAACTTGCAGATCATCAGACTGAACGTTTAAGCGAGATATTAAAATAA
- the pyrE gene encoding orotate phosphoribosyltransferase, whose product MYNKSDIELKVAEFLLQIKAIKLQPNNPFTWASGWKSPIYCDNRITLSHPSVRTYIRQKLTQLIQEEFGSVDVIAGVATAGIPQGVLVAQELGLPFVYVRAKAKEHGTGSLIEGEIIEGQRVVVVEDLVSTGKSSLQAVHALKNAGLSVAGLVSIFTYGFDIAEENFKEAKCRFATLSNYNTLIQYAAENSFIAQSDVDILNQWRRNPSEWGQNFDQNPV is encoded by the coding sequence ATGTATAATAAAAGTGATATTGAATTAAAGGTAGCTGAATTTTTACTTCAAATTAAAGCAATAAAATTACAACCGAATAACCCTTTCACATGGGCTTCAGGTTGGAAATCCCCAATTTATTGTGATAATAGGATAACGCTCTCCCATCCGTCAGTTCGAACATACATCAGACAGAAACTTACGCAGTTGATACAGGAAGAATTTGGTTCTGTTGATGTAATTGCCGGAGTTGCAACTGCTGGTATTCCTCAGGGTGTATTAGTTGCTCAGGAATTAGGATTACCATTTGTTTATGTAAGAGCTAAAGCTAAAGAACATGGAACGGGTAGCCTGATTGAAGGAGAAATCATTGAAGGTCAGCGCGTAGTTGTAGTAGAAGATTTAGTTTCTACTGGTAAAAGTAGTTTACAGGCGGTACATGCATTAAAAAATGCTGGTTTGTCTGTTGCAGGTTTAGTTTCTATCTTCACCTATGGCTTTGACATAGCGGAAGAAAACTTTAAAGAGGCTAAATGTCGTTTTGCAACGTTATCTAACTACAATACCTTGATACAGTACGCTGCCGAGAATAGTTTTATCGCACAAAGTGATGTGGATATCCTTAACCAATGGCGCAGAAACCCATCAGAGTGGGGACAGAATTTTGACCAAAATCCAGTATAA
- a CDS encoding NUDIX hydrolase, which translates to MKNYTIYINDNTLLIANKVPSHTEPVELVEENGFNFETFYEGLSKLSAKQYVLVTADPKSLFKQMKAGLTVIKAAGGLVMNAKDEYLFIFRNKKWDLPKGKVEKGEGIKDAGRREVEEECGVKINTNDERLCKTYHVYEMGTRLVLKRTNWYSMTVKGSPKLIPQKEEGITKAEWLTAADLKPVLKNTYPSIIDVLKAGKLIKEKVSKEKIKLP; encoded by the coding sequence ATGAAAAATTACACCATTTACATAAACGATAATACACTGCTAATTGCGAACAAAGTGCCTTCGCACACGGAACCTGTTGAGCTTGTGGAGGAAAACGGATTTAACTTTGAAACTTTCTATGAAGGATTGAGTAAGTTATCCGCAAAACAGTATGTACTGGTTACTGCTGATCCAAAATCACTTTTTAAACAAATGAAAGCTGGCTTAACGGTCATTAAAGCAGCTGGTGGCCTGGTGATGAATGCAAAGGATGAATACCTGTTTATTTTTAGAAATAAAAAGTGGGACTTGCCAAAAGGTAAAGTTGAAAAGGGAGAGGGTATTAAAGATGCCGGAAGACGTGAAGTTGAAGAAGAATGCGGCGTAAAAATCAATACTAACGATGAAAGATTATGCAAAACCTATCATGTTTATGAAATGGGGACCAGGTTAGTCCTGAAAAGAACCAACTGGTATAGCATGACGGTCAAAGGAAGCCCTAAATTGATCCCGCAAAAAGAAGAAGGCATTACTAAAGCAGAATGGCTTACCGCAGCTGACCTTAAACCAGTGCTGAAAAATACTTATCCTTCTATCATTGACGTGCTGAAAGCAGGTAAATTGATCAAAGAGAAAGTATCTAAAGAAAAAATAAAGCTTCCTTAG
- the coaD gene encoding pantetheine-phosphate adenylyltransferase: MKIALFPGSFDPLTIAHADILKRALPLFDKVVVGIGLNSSKQSFLSGQVREEIVKAVFADYDNIEVQSYEGLTVDFCRKINASYMIRGIRSVGDFEYERAIAQINQTMMPEMETIFILSKPEYSAISSTIVRDILRNHGDVTPFLPKEALFFL; the protein is encoded by the coding sequence ATGAAAATAGCCCTGTTCCCGGGATCATTTGACCCATTAACCATCGCACATGCTGATATTTTAAAGCGTGCATTACCATTATTTGATAAAGTAGTTGTGGGTATAGGGCTGAACAGTTCTAAACAAAGCTTTTTATCGGGACAGGTGCGCGAAGAAATCGTAAAAGCCGTATTTGCAGATTATGACAATATTGAAGTTCAATCTTATGAAGGCTTAACAGTTGATTTTTGCAGAAAAATCAATGCTTCGTATATGATTCGTGGAATCCGTTCTGTAGGTGATTTTGAATATGAAAGGGCAATTGCGCAGATTAACCAGACAATGATGCCAGAAATGGAAACGATCTTTATTTTGAGTAAGCCTGAGTATTCGGCCATTAGCTCCACCATAGTCCGGGATATTCTCCGGAACCATGGTGATGTAACGCCTTTTCTTCCTAAGGAAGCTTTATTTTTTCTTTAG
- a CDS encoding RsmD family RNA methyltransferase: MRIIGGKLKGIRMNAPASLPVRPTTDMAKEALFNILYNTYDFDSCSVLDLFSGTGNISIEFASRGIKEVTAVDKHSGCIFWLKSVIEKYELNEITLQKADVFKFLEQHTKSYQIIFADPPYDLTNIPLIPQLVAKNKLLTENGLLVVEHPSLLKLKDQPGYKETRRYGNSSFSFFNYTP; this comes from the coding sequence ATGCGTATAATTGGCGGTAAATTAAAAGGTATCCGCATGAATGCGCCTGCCAGTCTTCCTGTAAGACCTACTACAGATATGGCTAAAGAGGCCCTTTTCAATATTTTATATAATACTTACGATTTTGACAGTTGCAGTGTCCTGGATTTATTTAGCGGCACAGGGAACATCAGTATTGAATTCGCTTCACGCGGGATAAAAGAAGTAACGGCTGTCGATAAGCATTCCGGTTGTATCTTCTGGCTTAAATCAGTTATTGAAAAATATGAGCTGAATGAAATTACGCTGCAAAAGGCAGATGTATTCAAATTCCTGGAACAGCATACTAAAAGTTATCAGATCATATTTGCAGATCCGCCTTATGATTTGACGAATATCCCACTTATTCCACAATTGGTTGCGAAAAATAAGTTATTGACCGAAAACGGATTACTAGTTGTAGAACACCCTTCTTTGTTAAAATTAAAAGATCAGCCAGGCTATAAAGAGACACGCCGTTATGGTAATTCTTCTTTCAGCTTTTTTAACTATACACCGTAG
- a CDS encoding DUF3822 family protein, with amino-acid sequence MNNSKNSILLVDPEFDPNTASACNLLLKITGDSFSYAIIDKNSKQLKAVFDQQECEDITTDLAAILKNDSYLKLPFREIKVSVYTPNTIAVPNEFFCKHDLNTYANFFSEDQSGTLYTRAFARFGFTSVFNLEKFTEQTLNTFLASAARYEQNAPVLALATSVEGTSLLLDFTVGSFNALLLDEGKMRFQNTYQMENAEEFNYYLVLLIQELKLDPATTPVLISGIIHQNDGYHTCLHKYFNHIHFNLPPANDIDHAILDDMPAHYYSSLLALDLCV; translated from the coding sequence ATGAACAATAGTAAAAACAGCATTTTATTAGTGGATCCGGAATTTGATCCTAATACTGCCTCAGCCTGTAATTTGTTGTTGAAAATTACCGGCGATAGTTTTTCATATGCCATAATTGATAAAAACAGCAAGCAGTTAAAAGCCGTATTTGATCAGCAGGAGTGTGAAGACATCACCACTGATCTGGCCGCTATTTTAAAAAATGATAGTTACCTTAAGTTACCATTCAGGGAAATCAAGGTTTCTGTATATACGCCAAATACTATTGCTGTTCCGAATGAATTTTTCTGTAAACACGATCTGAATACCTACGCTAACTTTTTCAGCGAAGATCAATCAGGTACTTTATATACACGTGCTTTTGCGCGCTTTGGCTTCACTTCGGTGTTTAACCTGGAGAAATTCACTGAGCAAACTTTAAACACCTTCCTGGCCAGCGCTGCACGTTATGAGCAGAATGCACCGGTTCTGGCATTGGCAACCAGTGTAGAAGGTACTTCTTTATTACTCGACTTCACAGTTGGTTCTTTTAATGCTTTATTACTGGATGAAGGCAAGATGCGCTTCCAGAATACCTATCAGATGGAGAATGCAGAAGAATTTAACTATTACCTGGTTCTGCTGATTCAGGAATTAAAGTTAGATCCGGCAACTACACCTGTATTAATCAGTGGAATTATTCATCAGAACGATGGTTACCATACCTGTCTGCATAAATATTTCAATCACATTCATTTTAACCTTCCTCCTGCTAATGATATTGATCATGCTATCTTAGATGATATGCCTGCTCACTATTACAGCAGCTTATTAGCTCTGGACTTATGCGTATAA